In one window of Patescibacteria group bacterium DNA:
- a CDS encoding S8 family serine peptidase encodes MRKKISSFFILFLLASIAGNFFYPSAVLANKTADFEIKFTEKDDVNIYRASTVPSDPYFDKQWYLKRIKAVETWDEHWDASSIIIAVIDSGVQINHPDLKDNIWINSGEVPKNNRDDDGNGFIDDYNGWDFVENNSDPNPKYDEGYTKDGIMHGTVVAGVAAAGGNNFLGITGVAWNAKIMPLRVLNGKGEGNTKSVVRAIDYAIKNGADIINLSFVGAGYSSILEDAIRRAYNAGIVVVAAAGNDMEGDSSHFLDKEPLYPVCYDGKNGENMVIGVAATDSLDQKANFSGYGSRCIDISAPGISIFSTAVNKPGSTVFNNNYDGYWAGTSMAVPMVSGAVALIEAANPHLSRSEVVNALLKNTDNIDNLNPNYIGKLGSGRLNVYAAINNVLDISQKKNVDLVIGPLSGKNGEILLTDKDGKILNKFFAFDQNFKGGVNVATGDVNGDGLSEIIVSANTGNSPHVKIFSSDGKLKKEFYAFDKKFKGGVNVVVSDIDGDGFSEIVVGAGIGGGPHIRVFNHKGELKRQFFAYDKNFRGGVNVAAGDLDGDGISEIVTGAGVGGGPQVRIFNNNGQLKGQYFAYDKKFRGGVNVAVGAFNDSVRNARSMIITAPGKGGGPQIKIFDNHFKLHGQFFAYAEQFKGGVNISLADIDYDGQKEIITGTGPGGAPHVRAFDDNGTLVSSFYAYEESFNGGVSVAAIEL; translated from the coding sequence ATGAGAAAAAAAATATCATCTTTTTTTATTTTATTTTTGCTGGCTAGCATTGCCGGTAACTTTTTTTATCCTTCTGCGGTTTTAGCTAATAAAACAGCAGATTTTGAGATTAAGTTTACCGAAAAAGACGATGTTAACATCTATAGGGCCAGCACTGTTCCGTCCGACCCTTATTTTGATAAGCAGTGGTATTTAAAAAGAATTAAGGCTGTGGAAACATGGGACGAGCATTGGGATGCTAGTAGTATTATTATTGCCGTTATTGATTCAGGGGTACAAATTAATCACCCAGACCTTAAAGATAATATCTGGATTAATTCCGGCGAGGTGCCCAAAAATAATAGAGATGATGATGGTAATGGGTTTATTGATGATTATAATGGTTGGGACTTCGTTGAAAACAACTCAGACCCAAATCCTAAATACGACGAAGGCTATACCAAGGACGGCATCATGCACGGAACAGTTGTAGCAGGTGTTGCCGCTGCCGGTGGTAATAACTTCTTAGGCATTACTGGTGTTGCCTGGAATGCCAAGATTATGCCCCTGCGTGTTTTAAATGGCAAGGGAGAGGGAAATACAAAGAGCGTTGTTAGGGCGATTGATTATGCAATTAAAAACGGAGCTGATATTATCAACTTAAGCTTTGTTGGCGCTGGATACAGCTCAATCCTAGAAGACGCTATTAGGCGAGCCTATAACGCCGGTATTGTGGTCGTGGCCGCAGCTGGCAATGACATGGAAGGTGATAGTAGCCATTTTTTAGACAAAGAGCCACTATATCCCGTTTGCTACGATGGTAAAAATGGTGAAAACATGGTAATCGGTGTTGCGGCAACTGATTCACTTGATCAAAAAGCAAATTTTTCAGGCTATGGCAGTAGGTGCATTGATATTTCCGCACCAGGTATTAGTATTTTTAGTACTGCTGTAAATAAACCAGGCTCAACTGTTTTTAACAATAATTATGATGGCTACTGGGCTGGAACTTCAATGGCTGTGCCTATGGTTTCCGGAGCAGTTGCTTTGATTGAGGCAGCCAATCCGCACCTATCAAGAAGTGAGGTGGTTAACGCATTGCTAAAAAATACAGATAATATTGATAATTTAAACCCAAACTATATCGGTAAACTTGGGAGCGGCAGACTAAACGTTTACGCTGCCATTAATAACGTACTTGATATTTCTCAAAAAAAGAATGTTGATTTAGTTATTGGCCCGCTATCGGGAAAAAATGGTGAGATATTATTGACAGACAAAGATGGAAAAATTTTAAATAAATTTTTTGCCTTTGATCAAAATTTCAAGGGTGGCGTCAATGTCGCAACCGGCGATGTCAACGGAGATGGTTTATCTGAAATTATCGTTAGCGCAAATACTGGAAACAGTCCTCATGTAAAAATCTTTAGCAGTGATGGTAAATTAAAAAAAGAATTTTATGCTTTTGATAAGAAGTTTAAAGGTGGTGTAAATGTAGTAGTTTCAGATATTGATGGTGATGGATTTTCGGAGATTGTAGTCGGCGCTGGTATTGGTGGCGGACCGCACATTAGAGTTTTTAATCATAAAGGCGAATTAAAAAGGCAATTTTTTGCCTATGACAAAAATTTCAGAGGTGGTGTAAATGTCGCAGCTGGCGACCTTGATGGTGATGGTATATCTGAAATAGTAACAGGTGCTGGCGTCGGCGGTGGACCACAGGTACGTATTTTTAACAACAACGGACAGTTAAAAGGACAATACTTTGCTTATGATAAAAAATTCAGAGGCGGTGTAAACGTCGCGGTTGGAGCATTCAATGATAGCGTCCGAAATGCCCGTTCAATGATTATAACAGCGCCAGGAAAGGGTGGTGGACCGCAAATAAAAATCTTTGACAATCACTTCAAGCTACATGGCCAATTTTTTGCCTATGCTGAGCAATTCAAGGGTGGTGTAAATATTTCCTTGGCAGATATTGATTATGATGGTCAAAAAGAAATTATCACAGGGACTGGGCCTGGTGGCGCTCCACATGTCAGAGCTTTCGACGACAACGGTACGCTGGTTTCCTCTTTTTATGCCTATGAGGAAAGTTTTAATGGCGGAGTTTCAGTCGCAGCAATTGAATTATAA
- a CDS encoding glycosyltransferase family 4 protein, with protein sequence MLIGIDASRANKIRKTGTEWYAYSLIRHFAQIDKENQYILYTDRPLTGGLLDLTNENFDYNTDIVEKAEVLKNGYQEIKSPHNNFHGKILKWPFQFFWTQGRLSLEMLIKKPDVLFIPSHALPVIHPKKSVVTIHDIGFDKTSNIYKTENIGPANKKIRKILNGLALLFTMGKYRANTLDYLRWTTAYALKHAKKIITVSHFSKAEIIDQYKVNESKIKVVHNGYNETLYAKCSEQGTVDNILKKYGIRDQYFLYVGRIEKKKNIAALIEAFAIMRDNPENKNIKLVLIGSASYGFDEVNYMIREFALEHDVIIPGWVNEGDLPALYSGALAFIFPSVYEGFGIPLLQAMACGTPIIASNISSIPEVVENAARLFNPQYVKSIAEAMDEVANNKDLREELIINGKERVKSFGWKKCAEETLQEIINN encoded by the coding sequence ATGTTAATAGGCATTGATGCTAGCAGGGCAAACAAAATCAGAAAGACTGGGACAGAGTGGTATGCGTATAGTTTGATTAGGCACTTTGCCCAAATAGACAAGGAAAACCAGTACATATTATATACCGACAGACCGCTAACTGGTGGTCTTTTGGATTTAACGAATGAAAACTTTGATTACAATACCGACATCGTCGAAAAGGCAGAAGTCCTCAAAAATGGATACCAAGAAATAAAAAGTCCTCATAATAATTTTCACGGCAAAATCCTGAAATGGCCTTTTCAATTCTTCTGGACCCAGGGTCGATTGTCACTGGAAATGCTAATCAAGAAACCGGACGTTTTATTTATCCCCTCGCACGCTCTACCAGTAATTCATCCTAAAAAATCCGTTGTCACCATTCATGATATTGGTTTTGATAAAACCAGTAATATCTACAAGACAGAAAATATTGGTCCAGCAAATAAAAAAATCAGAAAAATATTAAACGGCCTGGCCCTTCTCTTTACCATGGGGAAATATCGCGCCAACACACTTGATTACCTACGTTGGACAACAGCCTATGCCCTAAAACACGCCAAAAAAATCATAACTGTTTCTCATTTTAGCAAAGCAGAAATTATCGATCAATATAAAGTTAACGAAAGCAAAATAAAAGTAGTTCACAATGGGTATAATGAAACTTTATATGCCAAGTGTAGCGAACAGGGCACGGTTGATAATATTCTCAAGAAATACGGAATCAGAGATCAATATTTTTTATACGTTGGAAGAATTGAAAAAAAGAAAAATATCGCAGCCCTGATTGAAGCTTTTGCAATCATGCGCGATAATCCTGAAAATAAAAATATCAAATTAGTCTTAATTGGAAGTGCTAGTTACGGCTTTGACGAGGTTAATTATATGATTAGAGAATTTGCCCTTGAGCACGACGTAATAATTCCAGGCTGGGTTAACGAAGGGGATTTACCCGCGCTGTACAGTGGGGCCCTAGCATTTATTTTTCCTTCAGTTTACGAGGGGTTTGGGATTCCATTACTACAGGCGATGGCTTGCGGAACACCAATTATCGCATCCAACATCTCCTCTATTCCCGAGGTAGTAGAGAATGCCGCCAGATTATTTAATCCTCAATACGTTAAATCGATTGCCGAGGCCATGGATGAGGTTGCAAACAATAAAGATCTTAGAGAAGAGTTAATCATTAATGGAAAAGAAAGGGTTAAAAGTTTTGGCTGGAAAAAATGTGCCGAAGAAACACTACAAGAAATAATCAATAATTAG
- a CDS encoding PDZ domain-containing protein, which produces MNNKLIIIILIAVFFGLSGGVVGQIISRTYLMDNAFNIPMLGDINIRNSVVDGKNLVISNPSKVVVEQNEKIIETSNSVKNGIVGVFKKIATSTPNNNNFSMADYYKVDNVLGQGFVITSDGWVMSGYLPKEIVEDKKKTASTTKELFDTYVIITKDKKIFNVENIVIDKDLAYSFWKVNAKDLPVHVFVSNNDIANGQMVMAVNWNESVWVSTIISKSDKKDNAITSSDDYFKKITLASNPNPIFHGSFLFDLSGNLLAFINNDGSVGFIGNYISCINCLLDKSLIKKSSLGVNYINLSALVKSVDNKYPENGALITANEKGIAIKKSSPADIAKLKIGDIIISINGVNIDKNNQLNDMIGGYKPGQVIDVIYLRNDKRENVSIILGELN; this is translated from the coding sequence ATGAACAACAAGCTGATTATCATTATATTAATAGCAGTTTTTTTTGGTTTAAGTGGGGGTGTGGTTGGTCAAATCATTTCTCGAACTTATTTAATGGACAATGCCTTTAATATTCCAATGTTGGGCGATATTAACATCAGGAATTCGGTTGTAGACGGCAAAAATTTAGTCATCAGCAATCCCAGCAAAGTAGTTGTCGAACAAAATGAAAAAATAATCGAAACTTCAAATAGTGTTAAAAATGGAATAGTCGGCGTTTTCAAAAAAATAGCCACCTCGACACCAAACAACAATAACTTTTCCATGGCAGATTATTATAAAGTTGATAACGTCTTGGGACAAGGATTTGTTATCACTAGTGACGGCTGGGTAATGAGTGGCTACTTGCCCAAGGAGATTGTTGAAGATAAAAAGAAAACTGCCTCAACTACAAAAGAGCTTTTTGACACCTATGTAATTATCACAAAGGATAAAAAAATATTCAATGTTGAAAATATTGTAATTGATAAAGACTTAGCTTACTCATTCTGGAAAGTTAATGCTAAAGATTTGCCAGTACATGTTTTTGTATCGAATAATGATATAGCAAATGGGCAAATGGTAATGGCGGTAAACTGGAACGAGTCGGTGTGGGTTTCAACCATAATATCGAAATCAGACAAAAAGGATAATGCAATTACTTCCAGTGATGATTACTTCAAAAAAATAACCTTAGCGAGCAACCCTAATCCAATCTTTCATGGATCGTTCTTATTTGATTTAAGTGGCAACCTGCTTGCCTTTATCAACAACGACGGCTCGGTTGGTTTTATCGGTAACTATATTTCATGCATCAACTGCTTACTTGATAAGAGTTTAATAAAAAAATCTAGCCTAGGCGTTAATTATATTAATTTATCCGCCCTAGTCAAATCAGTTGATAACAAATACCCGGAAAATGGGGCCTTGATAACTGCCAATGAGAAAGGCATTGCTATTAAGAAATCCAGTCCCGCCGATATTGCCAAATTAAAAATTGGGGATATTATAATATCAATTAACGGAGTTAACATTGATAAAAATAATCAGTTAAATGATATGATTGGTGGCTACAAACCAGGACAAGTAATTGATGTTATTTATTTAAGAAACGATAAAAGGGAAAATGTTTCAATTATCCTTGGTGAATTAAATTAA
- a CDS encoding (2Fe-2S)-binding protein: MINKIKLKINNQKMTGTEGETILEVAERNGIEIPTLCHHKDFCAKGNCRVCVVEVKGNNKLVTSCSTKASAGMEIMTESDKIKKVRNVNIELIYAEHVEKCATCVWRFECKLLEFAQKYQTKIVRFTDRKKNRQIHKLKNALEIDGTQCIDCRNCISACQDLQKLDCLVMRGKGHGQEVDFKDSKKNPCILCGQCALHCPVSAIQEQTNYEDLEREIKDKQKTVVVILDPIMELSIGENFDMKNIELNSVAAALKQMGVNYVFNSALGVEINAHLQSEHILENNGGEVMIGSHCPATVNYIKQYQPALAKNLQKIKSPAMVMGGLIKTYWADKQKLDPEKISVISIGVCVARKNEIVEKKMQFNGLWPVDYVLTLRELSFLLKKHKLDLTKSKIKNIDSLNNELADLFSTSVFASILGRLKLANQITKVDGKQNIHNLDEVLLLQNESGKELASLKGIGEVNKIINHLEKYSYLEIMSCPDGCLGGGGQPIPTTKELRKKRKHAFLAKKLPKNFNQKKLDGQIVDILEWLESNNLVNKILFS, encoded by the coding sequence ATGATAAATAAAATTAAACTTAAAATCAACAATCAAAAAATGACTGGCACGGAGGGCGAGACTATTTTGGAAGTGGCTGAACGAAATGGAATTGAAATACCAACCCTTTGCCACCACAAGGATTTTTGTGCCAAGGGCAATTGTCGTGTTTGTGTCGTAGAAGTGAAAGGTAACAATAAACTGGTAACCTCTTGTTCCACTAAGGCAAGTGCGGGTATGGAAATCATGACCGAATCTGATAAAATTAAAAAAGTCCGCAATGTAAATATTGAATTGATTTACGCTGAGCACGTGGAAAAATGCGCGACTTGCGTCTGGCGTTTTGAATGCAAGCTATTAGAGTTTGCTCAAAAATACCAAACTAAAATCGTTCGTTTTACTGATCGCAAAAAGAATCGCCAAATTCATAAACTTAAAAATGCGCTAGAGATTGATGGCACACAATGTATTGATTGCCGTAATTGCATTTCCGCTTGTCAGGACTTACAAAAACTTGACTGCTTAGTGATGCGTGGCAAAGGCCATGGTCAAGAAGTTGATTTTAAAGATAGCAAAAAAAATCCCTGTATTCTTTGCGGTCAATGCGCGCTTCATTGCCCAGTTAGTGCCATTCAAGAGCAAACTAATTACGAGGACCTGGAACGGGAAATAAAAGATAAACAAAAAACTGTGGTGGTAATTCTAGATCCAATAATGGAGCTTAGCATTGGTGAGAATTTTGACATGAAAAATATAGAATTAAATTCAGTGGCAGCCGCTCTAAAACAAATGGGTGTTAATTATGTTTTTAATTCCGCACTTGGTGTCGAGATTAATGCACACCTTCAATCTGAACACATTTTAGAAAACAACGGCGGGGAAGTAATGATCGGCTCTCATTGTCCAGCTACAGTTAATTACATCAAACAATACCAACCAGCCTTGGCAAAAAATTTACAAAAAATTAAATCACCGGCTATGGTTATGGGGGGTTTAATAAAAACTTATTGGGCGGACAAGCAAAAGCTGGACCCGGAAAAAATTTCAGTAATAAGTATCGGTGTTTGCGTGGCAAGAAAAAATGAAATTGTGGAAAAGAAAATGCAGTTCAATGGCTTGTGGCCAGTTGATTATGTTCTAACTCTGCGTGAACTCTCTTTTTTATTAAAAAAACATAAACTTGATTTAACTAAAAGCAAAATAAAAAATATCGATTCACTAAATAATGAATTAGCAGATTTATTTTCCACTAGTGTTTTTGCATCAATATTAGGGCGCTTAAAATTGGCTAATCAAATTACCAAGGTCGATGGCAAACAAAACATCCACAATCTAGATGAAGTTTTGTTGTTGCAAAATGAAAGTGGTAAAGAATTGGCATCGCTGAAGGGGATTGGTGAGGTTAATAAAATCATTAATCACTTGGAAAAATACAGCTATTTGGAAATTATGTCATGCCCCGACGGTTGCCTTGGTGGAGGTGGTCAGCCAATTCCTACAACGAAAGAGTTGCGCAAAAAACGCAAACACGCATTTTTAGCCAAGAAATTACCAAAGAATTTTAATCAAAAAAAATTAGATGGACAGATTGTGGATATCTTGGAGTGGTTAGAAAGCAATAATTTGGTAAATAAAATATTGTTCTCATAA
- the gap gene encoding type I glyceraldehyde-3-phosphate dehydrogenase, which yields MKKVNVAINGFGRIGRAVFKAFLLKGGNINVVAINDLTDINTLAHLLLHDTCYGDFDGEVKAVADGLLVNGVKYKVFAEKEPEKLPWGKMNVDVVIESTGRFRSKESAGLHLKAGAKKVIISAPAQGKGIKTIVLGVNEDKLTKKDSVISNASCTTNCLAPVVAVIKKEFGVEKAMMTTIHSYTADQNLVDGPHKDLRRSRAAGMNMVPTTTGAAIATGEVIPGIAGKFDGFSMRVPTPVVSVSDIVFLTKKKVDEKTVNAALKKASKTARLGGILEVTDEELVSSDFIGNPASSIVDAKLTKVVGGNMLKVVAWYDNEWGYSNRLVDLVEYMQKKGL from the coding sequence ATGAAAAAAGTAAATGTGGCCATTAATGGTTTTGGCCGAATTGGAAGAGCTGTTTTTAAGGCTTTTTTGTTGAAGGGGGGTAATATTAATGTGGTGGCTATCAATGATTTGACTGACATCAATACTTTGGCGCACTTGTTGCTTCATGACACTTGTTATGGTGATTTTGATGGTGAGGTGAAGGCGGTTGCGGATGGATTGTTGGTTAATGGTGTGAAGTATAAAGTGTTCGCTGAAAAGGAACCGGAAAAATTGCCTTGGGGTAAGATGAATGTTGATGTGGTTATTGAATCTACTGGTCGATTTCGATCTAAAGAAAGTGCTGGTCTTCATTTGAAGGCAGGTGCGAAAAAAGTTATTATTTCAGCTCCGGCACAGGGCAAGGGTATTAAAACTATTGTTTTGGGTGTTAATGAAGATAAATTAACCAAAAAAGATAGCGTGATTTCTAATGCTTCTTGCACTACCAATTGTTTGGCGCCAGTTGTGGCGGTTATTAAGAAAGAATTTGGTGTTGAGAAGGCGATGATGACTACGATACATTCTTATACTGCTGATCAGAATCTAGTTGACGGTCCGCATAAGGATTTGCGTCGATCGCGCGCGGCGGGGATGAATATGGTGCCGACGACTACTGGGGCTGCGATTGCAACTGGTGAGGTGATTCCGGGAATCGCTGGCAAGTTTGATGGCTTCTCAATGCGCGTGCCGACTCCGGTTGTGTCTGTTAGTGATATTGTATTTTTGACCAAGAAAAAAGTTGATGAGAAGACGGTGAATGCGGCTTTGAAGAAAGCGAGCAAGACAGCCCGCTTGGGTGGAATCTTGGAAGTGACTGATGAAGAATTGGTTTCTTCTGATTTCATTGGCAATCCGGCATCTTCTATTGTCGATGCGAAATTGACTAAGGTTGTTGGTGGTAATATGTTGAAAGTTGTGGCTTGGTATGATAATGAGTGGGGTTATTCCAACAGGTTAGTTGACTTAGTTGAGTATATGCAAAAGAAGGGGCTCTAG
- a CDS encoding AAA family ATPase, which translates to MMLKKFRIKNFKSITDSGDCYLTDTITILAGKNESGKTTILEALEDFDTNNKIRESAKPIKSPDSTPEISISFIIEKNDINEILQEIKNPLKVASDVEIELIKTFPDNYSFGQCTSQKEIFSHEEIEKTKKTIMDKWSKIKTIRLGYEALGGDLFDFEFLNFTNEKTLFISFKEAAAPNISHIDENDRDNFLELLTEIETEINDLEKNLSYEINFLEELKKYIPNFILFNSFEDIFPNKIPFTELESSEWIKDLSIISDLKITTIKGADARVKEKHKDDINIKLNNDFEKFWTQDISNLSITWDSENLYFWIKEDGYPYEPTLRSKGRQWHLAFYIKVSARANENVPNIILIDEPGLFLHAKAQEDILGKLEASAQEVQLIFSTHSPYLLEAEKLNRVRLVHRTNELGTHIENKIHALADKETLTPILTAIGLELNAGISALDKVNNVVVEGPSDVYYLNAFKKIFKNNSVNFIFGGGSGNMPIVGTIIHGWGGKVVYLYDNDKGKKDGEKNLINNWLITKDVILTIISKTGSVEDIFSPTDFKKYVLGDENNIYTGANSEYVKTTKQDKVLLAKNFLECCQNGTDVELDKTTNDNIQKLFEEIEKKLSN; encoded by the coding sequence ATGATGTTAAAAAAATTTAGAATTAAAAATTTCAAGTCCATTACTGATAGCGGTGATTGTTACTTAACAGATACGATTACTATTCTCGCAGGAAAAAATGAATCTGGTAAAACGACTATTCTTGAAGCATTAGAGGATTTTGACACAAATAATAAAATAAGAGAATCTGCGAAACCAATAAAATCTCCAGACAGCACGCCAGAAATTTCAATCTCTTTTATAATAGAAAAAAATGACATCAATGAAATTCTTCAGGAAATAAAAAATCCGCTCAAGGTTGCAAGTGATGTTGAAATTGAATTAATAAAAACTTTCCCAGATAACTATTCTTTTGGTCAATGCACCTCGCAAAAAGAAATTTTTAGCCACGAAGAAATAGAGAAAACTAAAAAAACAATAATGGATAAATGGAGCAAGATAAAAACAATCCGCTTGGGCTATGAGGCACTAGGTGGTGATTTGTTTGATTTTGAATTTTTAAATTTTACTAACGAAAAAACACTCTTTATTAGCTTCAAGGAGGCCGCTGCGCCAAACATATCTCATATTGACGAAAATGACCGCGATAATTTTTTAGAACTACTGACAGAAATAGAAACAGAGATAAATGATCTTGAGAAAAATTTGTCCTACGAAATAAATTTTTTAGAAGAGTTAAAAAAATATATACCAAATTTTATTCTGTTTAATTCATTTGAAGATATATTTCCAAACAAAATTCCATTTACAGAATTAGAGAGTAGCGAATGGATTAAAGATTTGTCAATTATTAGCGATTTAAAAATAACCACAATAAAGGGTGCTGACGCAAGAGTAAAAGAAAAACACAAAGATGACATAAACATTAAGCTTAATAATGATTTCGAGAAATTTTGGACGCAGGATATTTCAAATTTAAGCATCACTTGGGATTCAGAAAATCTCTACTTTTGGATAAAGGAGGATGGCTACCCTTATGAGCCAACTCTGCGAAGTAAGGGGCGACAATGGCATCTTGCATTTTATATAAAAGTTTCAGCTAGGGCAAATGAAAACGTACCAAATATTATTTTAATTGACGAGCCAGGATTATTTTTACACGCCAAGGCGCAAGAAGATATTTTAGGCAAACTTGAAGCTTCTGCACAAGAGGTTCAGTTAATTTTTTCCACACATTCCCCATATTTATTGGAAGCTGAGAAGTTGAACAGGGTACGATTGGTCCACCGCACCAATGAACTAGGAACACATATTGAAAATAAAATTCACGCTTTAGCGGATAAAGAAACTTTGACGCCAATTTTAACGGCTATTGGGTTAGAGTTAAATGCTGGAATATCTGCGCTAGATAAAGTAAACAACGTTGTAGTTGAAGGTCCTTCGGATGTTTATTATCTAAACGCTTTCAAAAAAATTTTTAAAAATAATAGTGTGAACTTTATTTTTGGTGGTGGCTCCGGAAATATGCCAATTGTTGGCACCATTATACATGGATGGGGCGGAAAGGTTGTTTATCTTTATGACAATGACAAGGGTAAAAAAGATGGCGAAAAAAATCTTATAAATAACTGGCTAATAACAAAAGATGTAATCCTCACAATTATAAGCAAGACAGGAAGTGTTGAAGATATTTTTTCGCCAACAGACTTTAAAAAATATGTTCTTGGTGATGAGAATAATATCTACACGGGGGCAAATTCAGAGTATGTCAAAACCACAAAACAAGATAAAGTTTTGCTTGCTAAGAATTTTCTGGAATGTTGCCAAAATGGTACGGACGTTGAATTGGATAAAACTACAAATGATAATATCCAAAAATTATTCGAGGAAATTGAAAAAAAATTAAGCAACTAA
- the murB gene encoding UDP-N-acetylmuramate dehydrogenase translates to MNIQENIKLNNYTTFKIGGIARFYVEVGDDTELKDVFAWIEAEKLKWLILAGGSNVLFNDDVFDGVVIRLQNNDLIMRGDRLECGAGASLSKAVTMATKESLSGLEWAAGIPGSIGGAVRGNAGAFGGQIADTVEIVEVFNLEKNKMEILSSKDCLFAYRDSIFKEEERKYIIWKIFLKLKKGEQGEIQELVGKYIEHRGKTQPRLPSAGSVFKNFDADFIKAENIDLYETATEKGIIKNNKIAAGWVIDQLDLRGKKIGGAKISLEHANFIVNTGDASAKDVITLISFVKQKVRDKYKIQLHEEIQYLGF, encoded by the coding sequence ATGAACATTCAAGAAAATATAAAATTAAATAATTACACTACTTTTAAAATCGGTGGCATTGCTCGTTTTTATGTTGAGGTGGGCGACGATACGGAATTAAAAGATGTTTTTGCCTGGATTGAGGCGGAAAAATTAAAATGGTTAATCTTGGCAGGTGGTAGCAATGTTTTATTTAATGATGACGTTTTTGATGGAGTAGTTATTCGCCTGCAAAATAATGATTTAATTATGCGCGGTGACAGATTGGAATGTGGAGCTGGCGCTAGCCTTTCCAAAGCTGTGACTATGGCCACCAAAGAATCCTTGTCTGGCCTAGAGTGGGCGGCTGGTATTCCGGGTTCAATTGGAGGCGCCGTTCGCGGCAATGCCGGTGCTTTTGGCGGACAAATTGCTGATACTGTAGAAATAGTAGAAGTTTTTAACCTAGAAAAAAATAAAATGGAGATATTAAGCAGTAAAGATTGTCTATTTGCCTATCGTGATAGCATCTTCAAGGAAGAGGAAAGAAAATATATTATCTGGAAAATATTTTTAAAATTAAAAAAGGGCGAACAAGGTGAGATACAGGAATTAGTTGGCAAATATATTGAACACCGAGGCAAGACACAGCCAAGACTACCTAGCGCCGGTTCTGTTTTTAAAAACTTTGACGCTGATTTTATCAAGGCAGAGAATATAGACCTATACGAGACTGCCACGGAGAAGGGCATAATTAAAAATAACAAAATTGCCGCCGGATGGGTGATTGATCAGCTTGATTTACGTGGCAAGAAGATTGGCGGTGCCAAAATTAGCCTAGAGCACGCCAATTTCATCGTCAACACTGGTGATGCAAGCGCCAAAGATGTAATAACCTTGATTAGTTTTGTCAAACAAAAAGTTCGCGACAAATACAAAATTCAATTGCATGAGGAAATTCAGTACCTTGGATTCTAA
- a CDS encoding epoxyqueuosine reductase QueH, with amino-acid sequence MPEPEKPRILMQICCVGCGAYIIDVLKNDFAQIVLYFYNPNIWPSAEYDKRLEEAKRIAEKYKYEMIIADYDHTTWLEMVKGLEKEPEKGKRCTVCYHDRLEAVAQKAKELGFDYFGTTLTTSPHKDAERINRIGLELANKYGIKYLEEDFKKGDGFKKSCQLTKELNLYRQTYCGCEFSFRK; translated from the coding sequence ATGCCCGAACCAGAAAAGCCTAGAATATTAATGCAGATTTGCTGTGTGGGCTGCGGTGCCTACATAATTGACGTTTTGAAAAATGATTTTGCGCAAATTGTTTTATATTTTTACAATCCAAATATTTGGCCAAGCGCCGAATATGACAAACGCCTAGAGGAGGCGAAGCGAATTGCGGAAAAATATAAATATGAAATGATTATCGCTGATTATGATCATACAACATGGTTGGAAATGGTAAAGGGATTAGAAAAAGAGCCAGAGAAGGGGAAGCGCTGTACCGTTTGTTACCATGATCGTCTAGAGGCGGTAGCACAAAAGGCAAAAGAGTTGGGCTTTGATTATTTTGGGACAACACTAACCACTAGTCCACACAAAGACGCTGAGCGCATCAATCGTATAGGTTTAGAGTTGGCTAATAAATACGGCATTAAATATTTAGAGGAAGATTTTAAAAAGGGTGATGGTTTTAAAAAATCATGCCAGCTTACCAAGGAATTAAATTTATACAGACAAACATATTGTGGCTGTGAGTTCAGTTTTAGAAAATGA